In Actinomycetota bacterium, the sequence ACAGCTTCTTGGTGCGCAGGACGAACTTGTTGTACTTCGGGTGGCGTACCCGCTCGACGACGGAGACGACGACCGTCTGGTCCATCGAGTCGGACACGACGAGGCCCTCGCGCACCTTGCGCACCTTGCGCGTGGTGTCGGTCTCGGTTTCGTTGGTGGTCTCGGACATGGGTGCTTGCCTCAGTTCCCGGCCTCGGCCGCGGCGATCTCGCGCTCGCGGATCAGCGTGTTGATGCGCGCGATCTGGCG encodes:
- the rpsQ gene encoding 30S ribosomal protein S17 → MSETTNETETDTTRKVRKVREGLVVSDSMDQTVVVSVVERVRHPKYNKFVLRTKKLYAHDQANDANVGDKVRVMETRPMSKTKRWRVVEILERAK